In the Pyrolobus fumarii 1A genome, one interval contains:
- a CDS encoding type II toxin-antitoxin system VapC family toxin gives MRIFVDSSIILAFLAGQDERAYRIVEEIENHAIIGYINAVVVDEVVHGYLRLATGLSSKRIRQLLAKRDRRLVELVKSDVEPLLKLFITLPIVLEPHEIIEAMEEYGLMPADAVIALTCKHYGIYTIAALDDDFRRIPWLKVIP, from the coding sequence ATGAGGATATTCGTGGATTCTAGCATAATCTTAGCATTTCTTGCGGGTCAGGACGAAAGGGCTTATAGAATTGTTGAGGAGATAGAAAACCACGCAATCATCGGCTATATTAATGCTGTTGTAGTGGATGAAGTTGTCCACGGTTATCTAAGACTAGCAACTGGGCTTAGCTCAAAGAGGATAAGGCAATTGTTGGCGAAGAGAGACAGGAGGCTTGTCGAGTTGGTTAAAAGCGATGTGGAACCCTTACTGAAGCTGTTTATAACCTTACCTATAGTGCTGGAGCCTCACGAGATAATCGAGGCTATGGAAGAGTATGGTCTCATGCCAGCGGACGCGGTAATCGCACTAACGTGCAAACACTACGGCATATATACCATTGCAGCGCTCGACGACGATTTCAGGAGAATCCCGTGGCTCAAGGTAATCCCGTAA
- a CDS encoding antitoxin family protein: MSRVIRVRYEGGVLKPLEPLDLEEGEEVQVVIGVRRGSVTKKLYGIAKRRRPELTRDEFLEVIEEVENEDIRGF; this comes from the coding sequence TTGTCTAGGGTTATAAGGGTGAGGTACGAGGGGGGTGTGCTTAAGCCGTTGGAGCCGTTGGATTTGGAGGAGGGGGAGGAGGTTCAGGTCGTTATAGGGGTTAGGCGGGGCTCTGTTACTAAGAAGCTTTACGGGATTGCGAAGAGGCGTAGACCGGAGCTTACAAGGGACGAGTTTCTAGAGGTTATCGAGGAGGTAGAGAATGAGGATATTCGTGGATTCTAG
- a CDS encoding HD domain-containing protein yields the protein MSLGSGSCSLYAWEGVTLERHARCTAAVAERLYGPAWRYSLSTMKLPDSAASTLLDALTLSALLHDAGKALFDNPRSFRCHEVYGAILLTSAARASLRAHDPRRALAYGLAALTAYLHHHGMGSSRYAACLAGTGYQDILRRFLTGKEPRCQLLVECLKSATENESITGMLDKLCSYASRGTRLLTSGSLAEQASTIAIRALRQLGVKHDADAIIGRLSTLLVGFVSIADSVSALLEKREENQPAINCTSPRRYHIRILCEITGFKGDTLTRLIAELATTCSGNTITPSKTHANTCSRS from the coding sequence ATGAGCCTGGGGTCGGGCTCGTGTAGCCTCTACGCCTGGGAAGGCGTGACTCTGGAGAGGCACGCTAGGTGTACAGCCGCTGTAGCCGAGAGGCTATACGGCCCCGCATGGCGCTACTCGCTAAGCACGATGAAACTCCCAGATAGCGCGGCAAGCACACTCCTAGACGCGCTCACGCTCTCGGCCCTCCTCCACGACGCTGGCAAAGCACTGTTCGACAACCCACGCTCATTCCGCTGCCACGAGGTGTACGGCGCCATACTGCTCACATCTGCAGCCAGAGCCTCCCTGCGAGCGCACGACCCCAGGAGAGCACTGGCATACGGCCTGGCGGCACTCACGGCATACCTACACCACCACGGCATGGGCAGCAGCAGGTACGCAGCGTGCCTCGCGGGCACCGGGTACCAGGATATACTCCGCAGGTTCCTAACCGGGAAAGAACCAAGATGCCAACTCCTAGTCGAGTGCCTGAAGAGCGCCACCGAGAACGAGAGCATCACAGGCATGCTAGACAAGCTGTGCAGCTACGCATCGCGCGGCACGCGCCTACTGACCTCCGGTAGCCTGGCGGAACAGGCCTCAACCATCGCTATAAGAGCGCTTAGACAACTGGGCGTCAAGCACGACGCCGACGCAATCATCGGCCGCCTATCGACACTACTGGTTGGATTCGTCAGCATCGCAGACAGCGTATCAGCGCTACTCGAGAAGCGCGAAGAGAATCAACCCGCCATCAACTGCACCAGCCCGAGGAGATACCATATACGCATACTCTGCGAGATAACCGGCTTCAAGGGAGACACGCTAACCAGGCTCATAGCCGAGCTGGCCACCACATGCAGCGGTAACACTATCACACCGTCGAAAACCCACGCCAACACTTGTTCACGAAGTTAA
- the cmr6 gene encoding type III-B CRISPR module RAMP protein Cmr6, producing MTETRAMRSHGEIMVINQSLDAYLRNLLPLVALASMARSKNEDRRRSGRDRRQRQQEVESVRRQFRELGERLKRLVSDPRLVDEALRVVEETLQRSSDVKEVQAALKKWAAEKLSEVKAVPSGIPYCAPGDPLIETLRREARMCRGFVLTYEAMLSSKGLWGVSSGPLYSLFEVGVAIHPTLYTVYLPASSVKGALRATLVSLCAQRASNKRECIHLAYELFGAAEDLQREERMLLEKLLGREGLRDLESRLEARTSCLVFTDAILVGCENSAESCPIFEPYVITPHYREARSEFEAQPTPVVHVVLREKLVFRGCIATTCYCNSEDTLRKLASLLKLKVAAPEYMLAVLLKTALSQGIGARTARGYSVFILKELIIYR from the coding sequence TTGACAGAGACGCGAGCGATGCGCTCACATGGAGAAATAATGGTTATTAATCAAAGTCTCGATGCGTATCTACGCAATCTACTTCCATTAGTCGCGCTAGCCAGTATGGCTAGAAGCAAGAATGAGGATAGAAGAAGGTCTGGCCGTGACCGTAGACAGCGGCAGCAGGAGGTCGAGAGTGTCAGGAGACAGTTTAGAGAGTTAGGGGAGAGGCTGAAGAGGCTTGTAAGCGACCCAAGGCTTGTGGATGAAGCTCTGCGAGTTGTTGAGGAGACGCTGCAGAGGAGTAGCGACGTGAAAGAAGTACAAGCTGCGTTAAAAAAGTGGGCTGCCGAGAAGTTGTCAGAAGTTAAAGCTGTGCCTAGTGGCATACCGTACTGTGCGCCCGGAGACCCTCTCATTGAGACGTTGAGACGGGAAGCCAGGATGTGTAGGGGGTTCGTACTAACCTACGAGGCGATGTTATCCTCGAAAGGCCTCTGGGGTGTGTCGAGCGGCCCCCTTTACTCCCTCTTCGAGGTCGGAGTAGCGATTCACCCGACGCTTTATACTGTGTACCTACCCGCCTCAAGCGTGAAAGGCGCATTGCGAGCAACACTGGTCTCTCTCTGTGCACAGAGGGCTTCAAATAAACGCGAGTGTATACATCTCGCCTATGAGCTGTTCGGTGCGGCTGAGGATCTGCAGAGAGAAGAGAGGATGCTCCTCGAGAAGCTTCTTGGGCGTGAAGGCCTACGCGACCTCGAGTCGAGATTAGAGGCTCGCACATCATGCCTAGTCTTCACCGACGCTATACTCGTCGGGTGCGAGAATAGCGCAGAATCCTGTCCAATTTTCGAACCCTACGTGATAACACCGCACTACAGGGAGGCTAGGAGCGAGTTCGAGGCGCAACCAACACCGGTAGTCCACGTGGTCCTCAGAGAGAAACTCGTGTTTAGAGGGTGTATAGCCACCACTTGCTATTGTAACTCGGAGGACACGTTGAGAAAGCTTGCAAGCCTGTTAAAGCTTAAAGTCGCAGCTCCTGAATATATGCTAGCAGTACTGTTGAAAACCGCACTTTCTCAAGGTATTGGCGCGCGTACGGCTAGAGGATACTCAGTTTTTATACTAAAAGAGTTGATTATATACAGGTGA
- a CDS encoding protein-tyrosine phosphatase family protein — MPWCGIEELSHRYPVLDFSVKPWESIVNVLCKVLELLEEHGKVAICCECGCGRTGMVASADIAIVESVLCKEAMRVFSRERGMLRPEARGGGKAVCRLISLAGACGRRGAGSWGSRLCRLRVLWRGGCLSRG; from the coding sequence ATGCCGTGGTGTGGCATTGAGGAGCTGAGCCACCGTTACCCAGTGCTCGATTTTAGCGTCAAGCCCTGGGAGAGCATCGTAAATGTCCTGTGCAAGGTTCTAGAGCTTCTAGAGGAGCATGGCAAGGTGGCTATTTGCTGTGAGTGTGGCTGCGGCCGCACAGGCATGGTGGCTTCGGCGGACATCGCTATAGTCGAGAGCGTGTTGTGCAAAGAGGCGATGAGGGTCTTCAGCAGGGAGCGGGGCATGTTGCGTCCTGAGGCTAGGGGCGGTGGGAAGGCGGTCTGTAGGCTGATTAGTCTCGCAGGGGCGTGTGGTAGGAGAGGCGCTGGCAGCTGGGGTAGCCGGTTATGCCGACTCCGGGTGTTGTGGCGGGGAGGGTGCTTGTCGAGAGGCTGA
- the cmr4 gene encoding type III-B CRISPR module RAMP protein Cmr4 yields the protein MSGIFSRAWLMLGIAVTDVHPGAGRSPGVVDLPVQRDPGGYPVIPRSEVKGALKTRCMVSTACIDWCKHNNCFNRAQGRVQCSRVVQVSNMQDAAGCVTCCCLYGPEPEEGEEGASKLAFTDMIVYALPARSEEGVTAYVTTPWLLEKLVDVLRVYTLVAGSDKFIGSEKGGMKAGSLLDCLSRIASQAYSLEEGRAYKVGNVSGNVFTVRDYKLHLESLPGELSECKNAIDVLLKLSEKAYWGKGGHGASIVQGKPVIIVSEGDGQGFVDTLLVRVTRVRLRIDTKTVAEGALWTEEYIPRRSLTAAAVLESIYENRVCEAGRQNGINVDANSHLKSIDTVILGGKYTLSSGIIRVKVV from the coding sequence GTGTCAGGTATCTTCTCCAGAGCTTGGTTGATGCTTGGCATAGCCGTTACTGATGTGCATCCAGGTGCAGGCAGGAGCCCCGGTGTAGTCGATCTTCCGGTGCAGAGGGATCCCGGAGGATACCCAGTCATACCACGCTCTGAAGTCAAAGGCGCGCTTAAAACTAGGTGTATGGTCTCAACGGCTTGTATAGACTGGTGCAAACATAACAACTGTTTCAACCGTGCACAGGGACGTGTACAGTGCAGCCGTGTTGTACAAGTCTCTAACATGCAGGATGCTGCTGGCTGTGTCACCTGCTGTTGTCTTTACGGCCCGGAGCCCGAGGAGGGCGAGGAGGGTGCCTCTAAGCTGGCATTCACCGATATGATAGTCTATGCCCTGCCCGCTAGGAGCGAAGAAGGGGTCACAGCCTATGTAACCACACCTTGGCTGCTCGAGAAGCTTGTTGACGTGCTTAGAGTCTATACGCTTGTGGCCGGGAGTGACAAGTTCATAGGCAGTGAGAAGGGCGGAATGAAGGCCGGTAGTCTTCTAGACTGCCTCTCCAGAATAGCCTCGCAAGCCTATAGCCTTGAAGAGGGAAGAGCATACAAGGTTGGCAACGTATCCGGCAATGTCTTCACGGTACGTGATTACAAGTTACACCTTGAGAGTCTACCTGGTGAACTCTCCGAGTGCAAGAATGCTATTGACGTGTTGCTTAAGCTAAGTGAGAAGGCCTACTGGGGTAAGGGAGGACACGGAGCGAGCATAGTCCAGGGTAAGCCCGTGATAATCGTCAGCGAGGGGGACGGCCAGGGATTTGTAGACACTCTCCTCGTCCGCGTTACCAGGGTGAGGCTCCGTATCGACACAAAGACTGTAGCTGAGGGAGCTTTATGGACAGAGGAGTACATACCGAGAAGATCTCTAACTGCAGCCGCTGTATTGGAGAGTATCTACGAGAATAGGGTGTGCGAGGCTGGTAGACAAAACGGTATCAACGTTGACGCTAACTCACACCTAAAGAGCATTGACACTGTGATCCTTGGCGGCAAGTATACGCTCTCATCGGGTATCATACGCGTAAAAGTTGTCTAA
- the cas3 gene encoding CRISPR-associated helicase Cas3' produces MRAGVGELLEIYEASPPERGLFIAPTGYGKSSLVASLASRLVPARIPRVIHALPLRAILEQLYSRLVESGAGLTIGYQAMGLGLSGKTPFMAPQLVLTTYDSLLVNLLRGNVAERGLGHYEAPRAHILSSLIVLDEIHLGLSAEGLLDTLYTSLWALRGMRVQLLLETATMPPGMMLEVARFARPDLIVAVLPGDGECLDSLGLRGVTGAKVHVVVDREFYEGVAATSWEYGLLEQSRVADTVATLAESGRRVLVVIDSVAGAVDVYRALAARVGEDKVALIHGRMAPFERERVVKRLDSIRVLVGTSAVEAGIDADFDVLVTSAAKPSSLLQRMGRVARRPGRLERAEAYIIDDGGDARRLLLALQGVHPRLPCPYRGWTGYTRLLAVEEAPKPRFDARRLALAYAVIDPRRLEMLLQGFCDLVRNDPLVPLVPSAYLERILDGEPLGMYAFPANLSTVAKRGGEWLSWCNGRGVRVVSLEARGEGEWSSATSYSLDCSEALGRLLREGTDSCRAILEAMEREGVAALVVEGYEPGVGLV; encoded by the coding sequence GTGAGGGCAGGCGTGGGTGAGCTGCTGGAGATCTACGAGGCCTCTCCGCCAGAACGGGGGTTGTTCATCGCGCCGACGGGCTACGGGAAGAGTAGCCTGGTAGCCAGCCTAGCTTCTCGCCTCGTCCCCGCCAGGATACCTCGCGTGATACACGCTCTGCCGCTGCGCGCTATACTCGAGCAGCTCTACTCGAGGCTCGTGGAGAGCGGCGCGGGGCTAACCATAGGCTACCAGGCTATGGGTCTCGGGTTGTCGGGCAAGACTCCCTTCATGGCTCCTCAGCTCGTACTAACGACCTACGATAGTCTCCTGGTTAACCTGCTGCGCGGCAATGTGGCTGAGAGGGGGTTGGGGCACTACGAGGCGCCACGTGCACACATCCTCTCATCTCTTATCGTGCTCGACGAGATACACCTCGGCCTCTCGGCGGAGGGTCTACTCGACACCCTCTACACGAGCCTCTGGGCGCTCCGCGGTATGAGGGTGCAGCTGCTGTTAGAGACGGCCACTATGCCACCCGGGATGATGCTGGAGGTCGCGAGGTTCGCCCGCCCCGACCTTATCGTGGCGGTGTTGCCGGGGGATGGCGAGTGTCTGGATAGCCTCGGGTTGAGGGGTGTTACGGGTGCGAAGGTGCACGTGGTTGTGGATAGGGAGTTCTATGAGGGTGTTGCGGCGACATCGTGGGAGTATGGGCTTCTCGAGCAGAGCAGAGTAGCGGATACGGTGGCTACGCTCGCGGAGAGCGGTCGTAGGGTGCTCGTGGTGATAGACTCTGTTGCTGGGGCCGTGGACGTGTATAGGGCGCTTGCGGCGAGAGTTGGAGAAGATAAAGTTGCCCTCATCCATGGTAGGATGGCTCCGTTTGAAAGGGAGCGTGTCGTCAAACGCCTAGACTCTATCCGTGTCCTAGTGGGTACTAGCGCGGTCGAGGCGGGCATAGACGCTGACTTCGATGTTCTCGTGACTAGCGCTGCGAAGCCTAGCTCGCTTCTACAGAGGATGGGTAGGGTCGCGAGGCGCCCAGGCAGACTCGAGAGGGCCGAAGCGTACATTATAGATGATGGTGGCGATGCGAGGCGCCTGCTACTCGCCTTGCAGGGCGTGCACCCGAGGCTACCCTGCCCCTATAGAGGCTGGACGGGATACACGCGGCTACTGGCCGTCGAGGAGGCGCCCAAGCCCCGGTTTGACGCGCGGCGCCTGGCGCTCGCCTACGCCGTGATAGACCCGCGTAGACTCGAGATGCTGCTGCAGGGGTTCTGCGACCTTGTTAGGAACGACCCCCTAGTGCCCCTCGTTCCCAGCGCGTACCTCGAGCGTATCCTAGACGGCGAGCCGCTAGGCATGTACGCCTTCCCTGCTAACCTCTCCACGGTCGCCAAGAGGGGTGGCGAGTGGCTCTCGTGGTGTAACGGGCGGGGTGTGCGCGTCGTCAGCCTGGAGGCTAGAGGGGAGGGCGAGTGGAGCAGCGCAACCAGTTACTCGCTCGACTGTAGCGAGGCGCTGGGGAGATTACTGAGGGAGGGCACCGACTCATGCCGCGCCATACTCGAGGCCATGGAGAGGGAGGGAGTGGCGGCACTCGTGGTGGAGGGTTATGAGCCTGGGGTCGGGCTCGTGTAG
- a CDS encoding DUF2283 domain-containing protein, translating into MGAAEIREPRIRYDPDHDILYILVEEGPVDDTIEIADDIFAEVRDGRIVGIEVWKAERIIEAIAERPSEKITGIIGEKRQQTRLC; encoded by the coding sequence ATGGGTGCTGCGGAGATACGCGAGCCTAGGATACGCTACGACCCCGACCACGACATCCTCTACATCCTCGTCGAGGAGGGGCCGGTCGACGATACTATAGAGATAGCCGACGATATCTTCGCCGAGGTGAGGGACGGGAGGATAGTCGGCATCGAGGTGTGGAAGGCAGAGAGGATAATTGAGGCCATCGCGGAGAGACCCTCGGAGAAGATAACCGGGATCATCGGGGAGAAGAGGCAGCAAACACGGCTATGTTGA
- a CDS encoding type III-B CRISPR-associated protein Cas10/Cmr2 yields MATTSLCSKRDDASFWAYKLAVLLHDVPWKPCIVAAPSRRRVVTGGRRGYILDCCGLRLEVPSEGELLKEYGLKSLEKNDIEAIGVLHLLRRLLEARGFREASEALRRVIESWDKVAKADSRASTLDRLLLGSICHKLKKDDDPCNCRLDDMRIVNIFKPHVYFKLPWRVCEELEERVEGFLRGLLEAVDVVLGDLRGRGDTATVLRVVYNVVYALLEPLWYRYNPGFVAPADTRFPTHSVIDHLYASVLASNLVIGGRSAEAVVIDFPGIQEFVSKGRKTRDYWSGSWILSLLAWKAVEPLVEEYGPDILVSPAASSNPFYYAYLVKLVEDVAGVEAARRVSSILAESSFAWRRGWPSQPLMPATTILILPCSIPRDKLQRIVESAVKEAWQKLAEKAFEFLDILTKGTSGEEQAGIETLADILCGDRCEDEAHSQLVKLYNDYIEEVKRKPPISPIVAVANVNAVSSSVTQRLYAIRQGMPEIEDYVSLEKLRDILEFDALLECVFVTEKPSVDKLRVLPPARYIRSVHTLTETAYNRRRVVRRCSVCGIMPEVIRVRRGYRGHVILDEREHLCPVCLVKRLLPLTIKRVVSELFGSVVGGNAFTLQVLSTSDLSDYWMAPRAERRVLEETGERFEDARTLVLDVVRVVGVEREDNLDQFVDHVAATLSEASIKPVERPRLVEYAVVMGDGDRIGSGYWRGDLGVEPYEYVMSVHEVVRCVGEEAAKLHAKVFELLVKAAGRATTILTPSYIYTFSRSLMATALVDEVVVRSLGGVLVYAGGDDIYAMVPLHAPPWRVDRKTYLNPALVSLIAGYASIYSKNPYNVPLKKLLDRLVELLGCKDGCWNLSLPVAVVAVYTTRLNYWGIVDSWNPVIGDFTPGFHVIPGLAAAATVAYGRSYGLNVAHYRDPLWSVYNAVHELEDMKDEVSHAKRNKVEKDVTIAAYKRHLGDKPSIIPNVDPDACKEHRIVDALRNSPLAATIWILSRIGRGLLFSRSLIYDLAEPIGSKNYQEMYDELGASIDEIVRLYIHVFSSNARRRPSTELLEMLRRLAEHQVLTAQKNVRSIHIVSKSLHKLAP; encoded by the coding sequence TTGGCGACCACCTCCTTATGCAGTAAACGGGACGATGCAAGCTTCTGGGCCTATAAGCTCGCTGTGCTCTTACACGATGTGCCTTGGAAGCCATGTATCGTTGCAGCTCCGTCACGGAGAAGAGTCGTTACCGGGGGAAGGAGAGGGTATATCCTCGACTGTTGTGGTTTGCGTCTAGAGGTTCCCTCGGAGGGCGAGCTGCTCAAAGAGTATGGGTTGAAAAGCTTAGAAAAGAACGATATCGAGGCGATTGGCGTCCTCCATCTACTACGCAGGCTTCTTGAAGCCAGAGGGTTTAGAGAAGCCTCGGAGGCCCTACGAAGGGTCATTGAGAGCTGGGATAAAGTCGCAAAAGCCGACTCTAGGGCTTCTACTCTTGACCGCCTACTTCTCGGCAGCATATGCCACAAGTTGAAGAAAGATGATGATCCCTGCAATTGCAGATTAGACGACATGAGAATAGTTAACATCTTCAAGCCTCATGTATACTTTAAACTACCTTGGAGAGTGTGCGAGGAACTTGAAGAGAGAGTTGAAGGGTTCCTACGGGGCCTTCTTGAAGCCGTTGATGTGGTCCTTGGAGATTTGAGGGGGAGAGGTGACACAGCCACAGTTCTACGCGTCGTGTACAACGTGGTTTATGCTCTTCTCGAGCCTCTCTGGTACCGATATAACCCCGGATTTGTAGCCCCCGCCGATACAAGGTTCCCGACCCATAGCGTGATAGACCATCTCTACGCGTCTGTGCTCGCATCAAACCTTGTTATCGGGGGCAGGAGCGCAGAGGCTGTTGTGATAGACTTCCCGGGTATTCAGGAGTTTGTCTCGAAGGGGAGGAAGACTAGAGACTATTGGAGCGGCTCTTGGATACTCTCACTACTCGCCTGGAAGGCTGTCGAGCCGCTGGTAGAGGAGTATGGCCCAGATATCCTTGTCTCTCCGGCTGCATCCTCCAACCCATTCTACTACGCATATCTCGTGAAGCTCGTGGAGGATGTAGCTGGCGTCGAAGCCGCTAGAAGAGTGTCGAGCATACTAGCTGAATCGAGCTTCGCATGGAGGAGAGGATGGCCCTCGCAGCCGCTTATGCCTGCCACAACTATACTCATACTACCCTGTAGTATCCCGAGAGACAAGCTGCAGAGGATTGTAGAGAGTGCCGTGAAGGAAGCGTGGCAGAAGCTTGCCGAGAAGGCCTTCGAGTTCCTGGATATCCTGACAAAGGGGACGTCTGGCGAGGAACAAGCAGGCATAGAGACACTCGCGGATATACTCTGCGGCGATAGATGCGAAGATGAGGCACACAGCCAACTAGTGAAGCTCTACAATGATTACATTGAAGAAGTTAAGCGTAAACCCCCAATCTCTCCCATAGTGGCTGTAGCGAATGTAAATGCTGTTTCTTCGAGTGTCACACAGAGGCTATATGCAATCCGGCAGGGTATGCCAGAGATCGAGGATTACGTGTCACTCGAGAAGCTACGTGACATCCTTGAGTTCGACGCCCTTTTGGAGTGTGTCTTTGTCACCGAGAAGCCGAGCGTCGATAAGCTTAGGGTATTGCCGCCTGCAAGGTACATTAGAAGTGTCCATACTTTAACCGAGACAGCGTATAATAGAAGGAGGGTTGTACGCAGGTGTAGCGTCTGCGGCATAATGCCGGAGGTTATACGCGTCCGCAGAGGCTATAGAGGCCATGTAATACTCGATGAGAGAGAGCATCTGTGTCCAGTTTGCCTAGTCAAGAGGCTTCTACCTCTCACGATTAAACGAGTAGTTAGTGAGCTTTTTGGGAGCGTGGTTGGAGGTAATGCCTTCACCCTGCAGGTTCTGAGCACGAGCGATCTTAGCGACTATTGGATGGCTCCTAGGGCTGAGAGGAGGGTCCTAGAGGAGACTGGAGAGAGGTTTGAAGACGCACGAACACTCGTTCTTGATGTGGTTAGGGTTGTGGGTGTTGAACGCGAAGATAATCTGGATCAATTTGTGGATCACGTTGCAGCCACTTTATCCGAGGCTAGTATCAAGCCGGTAGAAAGGCCGCGCCTCGTAGAATACGCTGTAGTCATGGGAGATGGTGATAGGATTGGTAGCGGTTATTGGAGAGGTGACTTAGGAGTAGAGCCCTACGAGTATGTTATGAGTGTCCATGAGGTTGTAAGGTGTGTTGGGGAGGAGGCTGCAAAGCTGCACGCTAAGGTGTTTGAACTGCTTGTAAAGGCTGCTGGCAGAGCCACAACAATATTAACGCCATCGTATATCTATACATTCTCCCGTTCGCTCATGGCGACAGCACTGGTTGACGAGGTTGTTGTGAGGTCTCTCGGAGGCGTCTTAGTCTATGCTGGAGGCGATGACATATATGCTATGGTGCCTCTCCACGCACCTCCATGGAGAGTGGACAGAAAGACATACCTTAACCCAGCGTTAGTCTCTCTGATAGCGGGTTACGCCTCCATATACTCGAAGAACCCGTATAACGTACCGCTGAAGAAGCTCCTAGATAGGCTTGTAGAGCTCCTAGGCTGTAAAGACGGCTGCTGGAACCTAAGTCTCCCAGTAGCAGTTGTGGCTGTATACACTACGAGGCTCAACTATTGGGGCATAGTGGATTCCTGGAATCCAGTGATAGGTGACTTTACACCCGGTTTTCATGTCATCCCGGGTTTGGCTGCAGCAGCTACAGTCGCCTATGGGAGAAGCTATGGACTGAACGTAGCCCACTACCGAGATCCGCTCTGGAGCGTCTATAATGCCGTCCATGAACTTGAAGATATGAAGGACGAGGTGAGTCATGCAAAGAGAAACAAGGTCGAAAAGGATGTAACAATAGCGGCTTATAAAAGACACCTTGGTGACAAACCGTCTATAATACCAAATGTTGATCCTGATGCTTGCAAGGAGCATAGGATTGTAGATGCATTGAGGAATTCGCCACTCGCAGCAACTATCTGGATACTCTCGCGGATTGGGAGAGGGTTGTTATTCTCTCGAAGCTTAATATACGACTTGGCAGAGCCCATTGGCAGCAAAAACTATCAAGAAATGTATGATGAGCTAGGAGCTTCTATAGACGAGATTGTAAGATTATACATACATGTGTTCAGCAGTAATGCTAGACGCAGGCCCAGTACAGAGCTTCTAGAGATGCTTAGAAGGCTTGCCGAACACCAGGTTTTAACGGCACAAAAGAATGTACGTTCCATCCATATAGTCTCAAAGTCGCTCCATAAATTAGCTCCCTAA
- the cas5a gene encoding type I-A CRISPR-associated protein Cas5a codes for MPAVAVVAVVEAVWGWSVRVPGASVGGGSLPLPPPTTVIGSLAYSLARLLGWPETLYETDTVGVAAYSSARRLASAVLSASAGLLEGRVVTAYDVVRTVNIPFIRPENRRDTSQWLSVNAFGVTIAPRARLCMAIVFDGERLESLGINESLLEKAAWSISRLGSKEGLVSVVEAGVFRAERGAGPTRLYGRRGVLQGEHIVALRAWSPWSDESWMGLQRRGAELLELEAPLRITGPVYEPTPEPPVAIEGWRVEASGLLGECGTIPVLA; via the coding sequence ATGCCGGCGGTTGCTGTCGTGGCGGTGGTCGAGGCTGTCTGGGGTTGGAGTGTCAGGGTGCCGGGCGCATCGGTTGGTGGCGGTAGCCTCCCGTTGCCCCCACCCACCACGGTGATAGGCTCCCTCGCGTATAGCCTCGCTAGGCTGCTAGGATGGCCCGAGACCCTCTACGAGACTGATACAGTCGGCGTAGCTGCCTACTCGTCCGCCCGTAGGCTAGCCTCGGCTGTGCTGTCGGCATCCGCTGGTCTGCTAGAGGGTAGGGTGGTCACGGCGTATGACGTAGTGAGGACTGTGAACATACCGTTCATAAGGCCGGAGAATAGGCGCGACACGAGCCAATGGCTTAGCGTCAACGCGTTCGGCGTCACCATCGCCCCGCGTGCAAGGCTATGCATGGCCATAGTGTTTGACGGCGAGAGGCTAGAGTCGTTGGGTATCAACGAGTCTCTGCTCGAGAAGGCCGCGTGGAGCATCTCCAGGCTGGGGTCGAAAGAGGGTCTAGTGAGCGTGGTTGAGGCTGGCGTGTTCCGCGCCGAGCGCGGCGCCGGCCCCACGAGGCTCTATGGCAGGAGGGGCGTACTCCAAGGCGAGCATATCGTCGCTCTCCGTGCTTGGAGCCCGTGGAGCGACGAGTCCTGGATGGGCCTGCAGAGGCGGGGCGCCGAGCTACTAGAGCTAGAGGCGCCGTTGAGGATCACCGGGCCGGTCTACGAGCCTACGCCCGAGCCCCCGGTCGCCATCGAGGGCTGGAGGGTTGAGGCTAGCGGGTTGCTCGGCGAGTGTGGCACCATACCCGTCCTAGCCTGA
- the hepT gene encoding type VII toxin-antitoxin system HepT family RNase toxin, which translates to MGLRTWVEELAALHLLQVQAQALIDMAKRFAAELGYTPSTTREAIQALRREGVINDAEARLLKSIAGFRNIVVHEYATVDMRLVRRLVEEREYSKPVVLAAKLLEEAHKRGIDP; encoded by the coding sequence ATGGGGCTGAGGACGTGGGTCGAGGAGCTGGCCGCCCTCCACCTCCTCCAGGTGCAAGCCCAGGCGCTGATAGACATGGCTAAGCGTTTCGCAGCCGAGCTGGGCTACACCCCGAGCACAACGCGTGAGGCCATCCAGGCGCTTAGGAGAGAAGGCGTCATCAACGACGCCGAGGCGAGGCTCCTAAAGAGCATAGCAGGCTTCCGCAACATCGTCGTACACGAGTACGCGACTGTCGATATGCGGCTCGTGAGGAGGCTGGTCGAGGAGAGGGAGTACAGCAAGCCCGTAGTGCTTGCAGCCAAGCTGCTCGAGGAGGCACACAAACGAGGGATAGACCCGTGA